One region of Pirellulales bacterium genomic DNA includes:
- a CDS encoding gamma carbonic anhydrase family protein: MSEHSDSARFRSEQIHPSVYLAEGVRIAGDVTIGEDSSLWFNAVIRGDCAPIRIGRRTNIQDNAVIHADPGFPCTIGDGATIGHTAIVHGAEIGDNVVVGMHSVVMNGAKVGANSIIGVGAVVTEGVEIPPGSLVMGLPGKIKRELTEAEIAGNHLSAEHYVHNAREYAAARRV, encoded by the coding sequence ATGTCCGAGCATTCAGACTCCGCCCGATTTCGCAGCGAACAGATCCATCCAAGCGTCTACCTGGCCGAAGGAGTGCGCATCGCCGGCGATGTCACGATCGGCGAGGATTCGAGCCTGTGGTTCAACGCCGTGATCCGCGGCGATTGTGCCCCGATCCGCATCGGCCGGCGGACGAACATCCAGGACAACGCCGTGATCCACGCCGATCCCGGCTTTCCGTGCACAATCGGCGACGGCGCCACGATCGGTCACACCGCCATCGTCCACGGAGCCGAGATCGGCGACAACGTCGTCGTCGGCATGCACTCGGTCGTGATGAACGGCGCTAAAGTCGGGGCCAATTCCATCATCGGCGTCGGCGCCGTCGTTACCGAGGGCGTGGAGATTCCGCCCGGCTCGCTCGTGATGGGCCTGCCCGGCAAGATCAAGCGCGAGCTGACCGAGGCCGAGATCGCTGGCAATCATCTGTCGGCCGAACACTACGTACACAACGCCCGCGAATACGCCGCAGCGCGACGCGTGTAA